ATTGGGGGTATAAAGTAGGAATCAGGGTGGTTTCTGATCACTCACCTTTAATGAGAGGTTGTGCAAATatccctaaaccaaaaaatgttcctCTGAGATTTCAAAAGATATGGCTGGAGCATCCTGATTTTATGCCAATGGTAAATGAGTCTTGGGCAATGCCAATTCTTGGAGATCTAGCTTATGTTTTTATGATGAAACTCAAGAGACTAAAAGCAGCTCTGAAAGAATGGAATTGGAATATCTTTGGCAATGTTCAAGTTAAAATCAAAGAAGCAGAAAAGTTAGTTCAAGAAAAAATGTTAATTTCAGATGACAatcctcaagatgaaaatgatcttTTTGATCTAGTTATGGCTCAGAATGATTTGAATTCTAGAGAAGTCCAGCATAGTATTATGATAAAGCAGGAGTCAAGGATTCAATGGGTAAAAGAAGGATCTGCCAATACTAATTTTTTCCATACAAGCATCAAGATTAGACAAACCCAAAATATGATCTGTGAATTGGAGGATGATGAGGGTAATATTATTGCTGACCAAGATAGAATTGCTGATATCCTTGTTGAATTCTTTCACAAAAGATTCCAGTATCAAGAAGTAAATATTTATGAAACTTTATTAGAGGTTGTTCCTCAATTAGTTACTGAAGAAGATCAAAATAATCTTGACAAGATTCCTGATTCAAGTGAAATTAAGCAAGCAGTATGGGAAATGAATGCAGATGGTGCTCCAGGACCTGATAGCTTCTCAGGTATATTTTACAAACCTTGTTGGGATATTATTCATAATGACTTTGTAGAAGCCATTCAatattgctggaagagaaagtacATTCCAAGAGGTCTTAACTCAAACTTTCTAATGTTATTGCCCAAAACTCAAAATGCTAAGAAGCCAGGTCAGTTCAGGACAATTGGCCTAAGCAATTTTAGTTTCAAATTTTTTACTAAAATTCTTGCTACTAGAATGAACAGTTTGATGGGAAAGTTAGTGTCTCCTCAGCAGGCAGCTTATATTAAggggagaaatattcatgaacaagtGATGTTAGCCCCAGAATTGGTCAATGAAATGAAGCATAATAGAAGAGGGGGTAATGTAGGACTTAAGCTTGATATATCACAAGCTTATGACTCTGTTAACTGGAACTTTCTATTTCAAGTGCTTCAAAGATATGGTTTTTCAGAATCTTGGTGTGCTTGGCTTCGTGTCTTGTTTTCTTCTGCCAAAATTTCAGTCATGGTTAATGGGGGACCAAGGGGTTTTTTCTTTATGGAAAGGGGTCTAAAGAAAGGGGATCCACTATCTCCTATATTATTTGTATTGATGGAATATATGTTGTGCAGAGGGTTAACTAAGTTAGTTGAAACAAGAAAGTTACAACCAATGGTAATTAGAAAAGGGGTTTATCTTactcatctgttttttgcagatgatgtctTCATCTTTAGTAATGGAtcaaaaaaaagtttagaatctCTTCTTAGTTTGCTCAAGTGTTATCAAGACAGCTCAGGTCAGTTGATAAATAAGCAGAAAAGTAAGTGCTTTGTGGATGGGAGCACTCCTTTTAGAAAAGCTCAAATATCAAATCTGTTGCAAATGGAGCTCACATCTTTTCCAGATAAATATTTAGGTGTTGTGCTGAAACCAGGGAGAGTTAAAAGTGATACTGTCTGGCCAATGGTGGAGATGATGCAAGGATATTTGGCAGCATGTAAAGGTAAATTGTTGTCTTTTCATGACAGATTGGTCCTTATTAAATCTGTATTATGTAACATTCCCATTTATAACATGTCTGTCTACAAATGGCCTGCTTCCATTATTAAAATTTGTGAAAGAATTATAAGGAATTTTCTTTGGACTGGTgatggtgaagagagaaagtatGATACTTTGAACTGGAACAAGGTGTGCACACCTTTTaatgagggggggggggggtctggGTATAAGAAGATTGAGAATCACTAATAGAGCACTTTttatgaaaatgatgtggaattTGCTGAATTCAGAAGAAGATTGGGCTAAATTCTTTAAAGCCAAATACAAAGATAAAAATGGAGTTTGGAGTACTCAATGGAAGCAGTTGATAAACCCCGTATCCAAATGCTTTCGAATACATCCTATTGTGGGCAATCGATACACCTCCACTTACTCTCTATGTTCTTAGCTTCGGAGCCTTCAAATTCTTATCAAACCCGTCGTTTACAGCCATGCAATGGCAGCAACATTAATAACAACACCTCCATTTCGATTCTCCGCAAAACCAACTCATCCATCTCAACAAATGCCACCATTCAGGCCTTCAATTTCATGTCGAGAACccctagagatatacccacaaaatctttactccataccttagctatctacgcagaaccttggaaggcactaaaaaatctccttggttggcatacatattgactacaggaagaagtaccctgatgcgaaattccaattgatgtacacgagtttgcactcaagcatactaaaattcatataaagtgacagagctatactcagatagttgcactatggacatcatattcggagtcaaaactaatcacatggatagatcaagaagatggatatagaaaaacatatatggttttgatgtttactaagtgaacggcgtttcccatatctgtctgaaggcctccgccaaaatgaacctatcctaatggattgagatactagtctgactaatatcaacacactggcatatacaagggaaccagtggtcaatagtcctaactctaggtcaacacaactggcatatacaagggtaccagtggtcgactttattgaattttattccgtttggtctaatcgtctggtctcaatttttttcataacattttttttcttttttttctcttttttttctttttttttctcttttttttctttttttttttcataacttttttttcataactttttttttcatgggtatctcaatcactctatttcaccctagcaatggtaacaagttgaatcgtgagccccacctaatcacttagagaaacatagtttaaaatgaaaaaaaaaacagaagtgaaaaggactcaacgagatatggtgaaactatcatgttatttctaacacctgagctttgtgcttttatgaatagactctttagatgtttccatctagtcagattggtttctcaactcctaaaccaacatgcttccatccacttagattggttagtgaaaaccttaataggcataaatttctaggttctggaatttatttataatgcaactaaaaagtttctcccatacccccaaacttaaatctaacattgtcctcaatgttctaaagataaaattaaaagcatgaacaaggagaaactgttaccattcgaagcaaaagagtcaaggaaagatattaccgtgttgcatgagcatgggatacctcccaagaagtaaaatgtattttttttcttgctGTCAGTAGAATGTCCTCAAACAAGGTGGGGATGGTACCCAAAAGTAGACacccaatcatatatatagagtctgaaaagttgaggatcatcccaactagtccggtcggctgaaaatatgaacctgcaaacactataaagctCCAAATAGATGCGTAAGTTCATTCCCAATAGAAATATGTAAGTAATATTCAAGTCATGCATGGACAGGATAAGTAAATCACTCCCGTAAGAAATCAGTTCAGATTGTTTGAAAGTTTCTATTCGCGGGGcgcgctctaaatcaggttccaaatcagcggaaataacttccacggcTGAAAGTTCAGTCGTGGAACAAGGGCTCAAtagagcaataatatcatgactcatagacccactatcatctacaacggtttcattatgaatattatcaagatgagaaaaaCCATAACTTGATAAATCAGACAATGGTTTAAAGGTCAAGGTCGGACCTTTCTCGGCTGAtgaaactagtcgagactcggccaATACTAGAGGTTCTAttatgggcttccatttattagtgtctagcagtggtgtggagtctaataaggcattgacttcacaaataacactatcatcatcaaaatcatatccaaaatgagttaagcaaacctctagtggatATTCCAATTGGTCCTTGCAAAAGCTTTGTGaatccatactttcttttcacccGCAGCACtttctaaggtacctaaaaaaaatcaaataaactgcgtaaaaaggaactaaaaaaaaatctaaagaaaaacaaaataaattatatacaaaaataaaaataaaataaaacaattatgtACAAGAAAATTGATATCAATTAGAGAGTACTATACAGccattccccggcagcggcgccagaaacttgatgtagattttatataaccaaaataaatgattaaatgaaacctagtttatccgcaagcgcacaggtcaattgtaatatagatagcaaatgcggttcgttcccacagggagtgtcaaacactctaccaactaataccaagaataactaattaacaagatgatgttttaaagagttttcagaaattcggaacaaaataaaATACTAACAAGTCTAACAATGAATAAAATGGAAATGGgtggttaggattttcggtttccaccaattaattatgcaagctctactaatcgttaaaaatatatttcatgctttttcaaatattgtttctccgctgtaattatcTTCGCTTCatggtagtgattctaaagcattatttatcaatcataaagcatatcacgtcaagggatttaaccaaagtacgaaatatcaattgaaaagcataaataatcaacaaaatcacataaacaattagaTACCAAGCTCTTATGAAGATAAATTACTAGTTATTCaattcattattaagcatataaatgtagagttttcataataaaattgggttctacctaaaccctaacatggaatTAGCTAGGCATGGCTTTcttaaaaaccataaaaaaatatgaatataAAATCCTAGCTAATCAAAATGGAGAAAATAAGCCTCAAACCCTAATCTCCTCAGCGGCTCTCTTCAACTGCCTGTAGCCACGCCTCCTCCTGTCcgttttttctttccttctttttttcttttcagttgaTATATAGTGATGCTACGAATAAGTTTCATCCATACCTAGCGACAGCTGCCAAGGCCCAGCCCAATACTCCAGCGGGACTTCAAATCTACCTTCTTTCCAAAATCGGCTACACCTCACCAGTTCCATTATGTCCGTTCACATCTCCAACTCCAACTTCTGTACGTCTGATCTTCTTTACATCTGCCAGCCTGTTGCTTCAAATTTTCAAGTTCTCTGTCGATCAAACCACAGCAAACCGGCACCAACAAGTATTCGTTGCTGCAGACTCATCACGAATCTCCGAGCATCATCAGTTCACCTATTCATTTATCGTCCACCAGTCACAGCTTGACAACGAACTCCAATCACCATCATCATATCACGGCAGCAGCAGAGCTTGAGTAATTCCTTGCATATGTATTAACTTCACTCGAACCAAGCCCTAGACTCCACAATTCAAGTTCAAACTCTTGGCAGTATGAACCACAGTACCACTTAGAATTAGTCTTCATTCACATCTCCATTCGACAGTAACTGCTTCGCCGAAATAAGCACAAACTCGGAACAACACCATCTTCTATCTCCGGACCATTGAGCAGTTGATAAACCCCGTATCCAAATGCTTTCGAATACATCCCACTGTGGGCAATCGATATTCCTCCACTTACTCTCTATATTCTTAGCTTCGGAGCCTTCAAATTCTTATCAAACCCGTCGTTTACAGCCATGCAATGGCAGCAACATTAATAACAACACCTCCATTTCGATTCTCCGCAAAACCAACTCATCCATCTCAAACAATGCCACCATTCAGGCCTTCAATTTCATGTCGAGAACCCCTAGAACACCAGCCATTACGGACCTTCTCTTCCTGAACTTCAGTTCACACTCAAACTGCAAACCCAGCTTCGCTGCTGATCGATCACCACCACAGCTGCAACTCAGCTCCTTGTTTCGCTGCCATCTCAGACAATTCATTTCCCTCTCTCAATGAACTAACCACAGACCCACTCCTTTGACATTGTTTTTGCAGTTCGTGTCCAACCACATCTCTGAACAAGCCATTTCATCTCCGTCTGACCAACCAACTTCCGTTCATCTCATAacctaaacagcagcagcaattgTTCCTTCATTCACAATTCAATCTATACCCGATATTCTCATCACAGTCAACCTCCATTTCGACCAAATTTCAGTCCAAGTTCAGCCACCAGTTATCATGGATTGTCGctgccgtattcagtcctcagcaTCGTCCTAAAAGTATTCACCCACTAGTGGGCTTCACCTTCTTGAACAAACAAAGACAGTTCTTTGTTTCCACTTTCATGTGCAGGCAGTGAAGCGATATAAGGCTGCTGATATATGAAGGTACCAGGCCAGCCATATTTCGTTATTTTCGTCGCAAATACTTATTTCTCCAACaacacctacaaagatataaaatatcaaaataaacaaaatcgagtactaatattacagagaattgagactaatttagacacataaatgcgtctatcaaatacccccaaatttattatttgctagtccggAGCAAATcgaatttagaaaataaaatcctaactcactgtcgcaggcatcgtcgattgcatttagcgtatgcaataatcctttaaacccctaggtggccctagtggccgagttatagtctcgggagggcttaccagagatatacccacaaaatctttactccataccttagatatctacgcagaaccttggaaggcactaaagaatctccttggttggcatacatattgactacaggaagaagtaccctgatgcgaaattccaattgttgtacacgagtttgcactcaagcatactaaaattcatataaagtgacagagctctactcagatagtttcactatggacatcatattcggagtcaaaactaatcacatggataaatcaagaagatggatatagaaaaacatatatggttttgatgtttactaagtgaacggcgtttcccatatctgtctgaaggcctccgccaaaatgaacctatcctaatggattgagatactagtctgactaatatcaacacactgacatatacaaggaaccagtggtcaatagtcctaaatctaggtcaacacagctggcatatacaagggtaccagtggtcgactttattgaattttattccgtttggtctaatggtctggtctcaatttttttcataacattttttttcttttttttttttctcttttttttctttttttttcataacttttttttcataacttttttttttcatgggtatttcaatcactctatttcacccttgCAATGGTAACAagttgaatcgtgagccccacctaatcacttagagaaacatagtttaaaatgaaaaaaaaaacagaagtgaaaaggactcaacgagatatggtgaaactatcatgttatttctaacacctgagctctgtgcttttatgaataaactctttagatgtttccatctagtcagattggttcctcaactcctaaaaccaacatgcttccatccacttagattggttagtgcaaaccttaataggcataaatttctaggttctggagtttatttataatgcaactaaaaagtttctcccatacccccaaacttaaatctaacattgtcctcaatgttctaaagataaaattaaaagcatgaacaaggagaaactgttaccattcgaagcaaaagagttaaggaaagatattaccgtgttgcatgagcatgggatacctcccaagaagtaaaaTGTATATTTTTTCTTGTTGTCAGTAGAATTTCCTCAAACAAGGTGGAGATGGTACCCAAAAGTAGACacccaatcatatatatagagtctgaaaagttgaggatcatcccaactagtccggtcggctgaaaatatgaacctgcaaacactataaagctCCAAATGGATGCGTAAGTTCATTCCCAATAGAAATATGTAAGTAATATTCAAGTCATGCATGGACAGGATAAGTAAATCACTCCCGTAAGAAATNNNNNNNNNNtaaagcatatcacgtcaagggatttaaccaaagtacgaaatatcaattgaaaagcataaataatcaacaaaatcacataaacaattagaTACCAAGCTCTTATGAAGATAAATTACTAGTTATTCaattcattattaagcatataaatgtagagttttcataataaaattgggttctacctaaaccctaacatggaatTAGCTAGGCATGGCTTTcttaaaaaccataaaaaaatatgaatataAAATCCTAGCTAATCAAAATGGAGAAAATAAGCCTCAAACCCTAATCTCCTCAGCGGCTCTCTTCAACTGCCTGTAGCCACGCCTCCTCCTGTCcgttttttctttccttctttttttcttttcagttgaTATATAGTGATGCTACGAATAAGTTTCATCCATACCTAGCGACAGCTGCCAAGGCCCAGCCCAATACTCCAGCGGGACTTCAAATCTACCTTCTTTCCAAAATCGGCTACACCTCACCAGTTCCATTATGTCCGTTCACATCTCCAACTCCAACTTCTGTANNNNNNNNNNGATGGTACCCAAAAGTAGACacccaatcatatatatagagtctgaaaagttgaggatcatcccaactagtccggtcggctgaaaatatgaacctgcaaacactataaagctCCAAATGGATGCGTAAGTTCATTCCCAATAGAAATATGTAAGTAATATTCAAGTCATGCATGGACAGGATAAGTAAATCACTCCCGTAAGAAATCagttcagattgtttgacagtttcTATTCGCGGGgcacgctctaaatcaggttccaaatcagcggaaataacttccacggcTGAAAGTTCAGTCATGGAACAAGGGCTCAAtagagcaataatatcatgactcatagacccactatcatctacaacggtttcattatgaatattatcaagatgagaaaaaCCATAACTTGATAGGTGAGACAATGGTTTAAAGGTCAAGGTCGGACCTTTCTCGGCTGAtgaaactagtcgagactcggccaATACTAGAGGTTCTAttatgggcttccatttattagtgtctagcagtggtgtggagtctaataaggcattgacttcacaaataacactatcatcatcaaaatcatacccaaaatgagttaaacaaacctctagtggatcttccaattggtccttgcaaaagctttgtgaatccatactttcttttcacccGCAACACtttctaaggtacctaaaaaaaatcaaataaactgcgtaaaaaggaactaaaaaaaaaatctaaagaaaaacaaaattaattatatacaaaaataaaaataaaataaaacaattatgtACAAGAAAATTGATATCAATTAGAGAGTACTATACATccattccccggcagcggcgccaaaaacttgatgtagattttatatatccaaaataaatgattaaatgaaacctagtttatccgcaagcgcacaggtcaattgtaatatagatagcaaatgcggttcgttcccacagggagtgtcaaacactctaccaactaataccaagaataactaattaacaagatgatgttttaaagagttttcagaaattcagaacaaaatgaaataataacaaGTCTAACAATGAATAAAATGGAAATGGgtggttaggattttcggttccaccaattaattatgcaagctctactaatcgttaaaaatatatttcatgctttttcaaatactgtttctccgctgtaattatcttcgcttcatgggtagtgattctaaagcattatttatcaatcctaaagcatatcacgtcaagggatttaaccaaagtacgaaatatcaattgaaaagcataaataatcaacaaaatcacataaacaattagaTACCAAGCTCTTATGAAGATAAATTACTAGTTATTCaattcattattaagcatataaatgtagagttttcataataaaattgggttctacctaaaccctaacatggaatTAGCTAGGCATGGCTTTcttaaaaaccataaaaaaatatgaatataAAATCCTAGCTAATCAAAATGGAGAAAATAAGCCTCAAACCCTAATCTCCTCAGCGGCTCTCTTCAACTGCCTGTAGCCACGCCTCCTCCTGTCcgttttttctttccttctttttttcttttcagttgaTATATAGTGATGCTACGAATAAGTTTCATCCATACCTAGCGACAGCTGCCAAGGCCCAGCCCAATACTCCAGCGGGACTTCAAATCTACCTTCTTTCCAAAATCGGCTACACCTCACCAGTTCCATTATGTCCGTTCACATCTCCAACTCCAACTTCTGTATGTCTGATCTTCTTTACATCTGCCAGCATGTTGCTTCCAATTTTCAAGCTCTCTGTCGATCAAACCACAGCAAAGCGGCACCAACAAGTATTCGTTGCTGCAGACTCATCACGAATCTCCGAGCATCACCAGTTCACCTATTCATTTATCATTCACCAGTCACAGCTTGACAACGAACTCCAATCACCATCACCATATCACGGCAGCAGCAGAGCTTGAGTAATTCCTTGCATATGTATTAACTTCACTCGAACCAAGCCCTAGACTCCATAATTCAAGTTCAAACTCTTGGCAGTATGAACCACAGTACCACTTAGAATCAGTCTTCATTCACATCTCCATTCGACAGTAACTGCTTCGCCGAAATAAGCACAAACTCGGAACAACACCATCTTCTATCTCCGGACCATTGAGCAGTTGATAAACCCCGTATCCAAATGCTTTCGAATACATCCCACTGTGGGCAATCGATACACCTCCACTTACTCTCTATGTTCTTAGCTTCGGAGCCTTCAAATTCTTTTCAAACCCGTCGTTTACATCCATGCAATGGCAGCAACATTAATAACAACACCTCTATTTCGATTCTCCGCAAAACCAACTCATCCATCTCAAACAATGCCACCATTCCGGCCTTCAATTTCATGTCGAGAACCCCTAGAACTCCAGCCATTACGGACCTTCTCTTCCTGAACTTCAGTTCACACTCAAACTGCAAACCCAGCTTCGCTGCTGATCGATCACCACCACAGCTGCAACTCAGCTCCTTGTTTCGCTGCCATCTCAGAAAACTCATCTCCCTCTCTCAATGAACTAACCACAGACCCACTCCTTTGACATTGTTGTTGCAGTTCGTGTCCAACCACAGCTCTGAACAAGCCATTTCATCTCCGTCTGACCAACCAACTTCCGTTCATCTCATAacctaaacagcagcagcaattgTTCCTTCATTCACAATTCAATCTATACCCGATATTCTCATCACAGTCAACCTCCATTTCGACCAAATTTCAGTCCAAGTTCAGCCACCAGTTATCATGGCTTGTCGctgccgtattcagtcctcagcaTCGTCCTCAAAGTATTCACCCACTAGTGGGCTTCACCTTCTTGAAAAAACAGAGACAGTTCTTTGTTTCCACTTTCATGTGCAGGCAGTGAAGCGATTTAAGGCTGCTGATATATGAAGGTACCAGGCCAGCCATATTTCGTTATTTTCGTCGCAAATACTTATTTCTCCAACaacacctacaaagatataaaatatcaaaataaacaaaatcgagtactaatattacagagaattgagactaatatagacacataaatgtgtctatcatctacCCACACTTTGA
The sequence above is a segment of the Papaver somniferum cultivar HN1 unplaced genomic scaffold, ASM357369v1 unplaced-scaffold_125, whole genome shotgun sequence genome. Coding sequences within it:
- the LOC113331311 gene encoding uncharacterized protein LOC113331311, whose protein sequence is MITVEVGNVLVSGVHAHVKLVQRRFLWTEMKLISELNKPWLIIGDFNVILFMDEKVGGNAPSRRSILDFNECVSDCELIQDPKVGLDFSWSNCQYGSKRILCNLDKALFNMKWLQMYADWGYKVGIRVVSDHSPLMRGCANIPKPKNVPLRFQKIWLEHPDFMPMVNESWAMPILGDLAYVFMMKLKRLKAALKEWNWNIFGNVQVKIKEAEKLVQEKMLISDDNPQDENDLFDLVMAQNDLNSREVQHSIMIKQESRIQWVKEGSANTNFFHTSIKIRQTQNMICELEDDEGNIIADQDRIADILVEFFHKRFQYQEVNIYETLLEVVPQLVTEEDQNNLDKIPDSSEIKQAVWEMNADGAPGPDSFSGIFYKPCWDIIHNDFVEAIQYCWKRKYIPRGLNSNFLMLLPKTQNAKKPGQFRTIGLSNFSFKFFTKILATRMNSLMGKLVSPQQAAYIKGRNIHEQVMLAPELVNEMKHNRRGGNVGLKLDISQAYDSVNWNFLFQVLQRYGFSESWCAWLRVLFSSAKISVMVNGGPRGFFFMERGLKKGDPLSPILFVLMEYMLCRGLTKLVETRKLQPMVIRKGVYLTHLFFADDVFIFSNGSKKSLESLLSLLKCYQDSSGQLINKQKSKCFVDGSTPFRKAQISNLLQMELTSFPDKYLGVVLKPGRVKSDTVWPMVEMMQGYLAACKGKLLSFHDRLVLIKSVLCNIPIYNMSVYKWPASIIKICERIIRNFLWTGDGEERKYDTLNWNKVCTPFNEGGGGSGYKKIENH